A single window of Aneurinibacillus sp. REN35 DNA harbors:
- a CDS encoding methyl-accepting chemotaxis protein, with protein MRKQLTLQRRLMLLLTVVIIGAFATLYFFVDRSVSGSLREAALRSMDQASAEAALLVSKDLSDKQRSLFQLAQFPIVKAIDTRPDQAFEAGRFLTSITRNQPEYEAVYVALPNGRIIAGSNGYLIGKTFPEQQVLDAALQSGKSTISDLLTDQDGKALFYLVEPINGGRSLLVAAMKLDAIGTHIAQVKIGQTGYAYLINAQGLVLAHPVKKYIAALKITDHPFGASMLHTKKGQMEYTFDGKDKLMSFHPVQQTGWIVAATIESDEAYAAIWHTRYVILGISCISFLILITILSVLMKRTLVRPIQHVQENFERAAQGDLTTRVRVEREDELGQLAHGFNQMTEDLRSLVGTTQRSAEEVSSTAEQLTAKAEETETAASQVAATIQYITQNIGEQARTLSLVHQEMNEAHQKVDATTSAASQALTVAKETRQAAKEGMEAVSKAIHHLDTVAQTVIFATETVQKLGKRSEEIGSIVHVISAISDQTNLLALNAAIEAARAGQQGRGFAVVADEVRKLAEESAQAASEIVSLVEHVQSETAVTVRSMEMNVEQVQQQIAMVHQGGHALENIVSKTEQTKEEMERIDTMQEEIQSLVKNLHERIRFIAAVSQETSGGLTEVAASVQEQSLAIEEMSYNIDTLSQLASKTHQETLAFKIS; from the coding sequence ATGAGAAAACAACTGACACTTCAGAGACGGCTGATGCTGTTATTAACGGTAGTAATTATCGGAGCGTTTGCTACCCTCTATTTTTTTGTGGACCGCAGTGTAAGCGGATCATTACGAGAAGCTGCGCTGCGCAGCATGGATCAGGCTTCTGCTGAAGCGGCTCTTCTGGTCAGCAAGGATCTTTCGGATAAGCAGCGCTCTTTATTCCAACTGGCACAATTTCCGATTGTCAAAGCGATTGATACAAGACCTGATCAGGCATTTGAAGCCGGCCGCTTCTTAACTTCCATCACACGCAACCAACCGGAATATGAAGCGGTGTATGTAGCGCTTCCAAACGGCAGAATCATCGCCGGCTCAAACGGGTATCTCATCGGGAAAACATTTCCTGAACAGCAGGTGCTTGATGCTGCTCTTCAGTCCGGCAAAAGTACGATTAGCGATCTTCTTACTGATCAAGACGGCAAAGCTCTCTTCTATCTGGTAGAGCCAATTAACGGGGGCAGGAGCCTGCTTGTAGCTGCGATGAAGCTTGATGCTATCGGAACACATATCGCGCAGGTAAAAATCGGACAAACCGGTTATGCTTATCTTATCAACGCACAGGGATTGGTTCTTGCCCATCCGGTGAAAAAATACATAGCCGCACTGAAAATTACGGATCACCCGTTCGGCGCCTCCATGCTGCACACAAAAAAAGGACAGATGGAATATACTTTTGATGGAAAGGACAAGCTTATGTCCTTTCACCCTGTTCAACAAACAGGATGGATTGTTGCGGCCACCATCGAAAGCGATGAAGCCTACGCAGCGATCTGGCATACTCGCTATGTCATTCTTGGCATCTCTTGCATTTCTTTTCTTATTCTTATTACCATTCTCTCTGTTCTTATGAAGCGTACGCTCGTACGGCCTATTCAGCATGTACAGGAGAATTTTGAACGGGCGGCACAGGGAGACTTAACTACGCGAGTGCGCGTAGAGCGGGAGGACGAGCTCGGTCAGTTGGCGCACGGTTTTAACCAAATGACAGAGGATTTACGCAGCCTGGTCGGCACAACACAGCGTTCCGCTGAAGAAGTGTCTTCTACTGCCGAACAGCTCACCGCTAAGGCGGAGGAGACAGAAACCGCCGCTTCCCAGGTCGCCGCTACAATTCAATACATTACACAAAATATCGGTGAGCAGGCACGGACCCTCTCGCTTGTCCATCAAGAAATGAATGAAGCACATCAAAAAGTTGATGCAACAACCTCAGCCGCTTCACAAGCGCTTACTGTAGCAAAAGAGACAAGACAAGCGGCCAAGGAAGGAATGGAAGCTGTCAGTAAAGCCATTCACCATCTAGATACTGTTGCACAAACAGTGATCTTCGCGACAGAAACTGTGCAGAAGCTGGGGAAGCGTTCCGAAGAAATCGGTAGCATCGTTCACGTCATCTCTGCTATCTCCGATCAAACGAATCTGCTTGCACTTAATGCTGCTATCGAAGCGGCCCGAGCAGGCCAACAGGGCAGGGGATTTGCTGTTGTGGCAGATGAAGTGCGCAAGCTTGCGGAGGAATCGGCACAGGCAGCGAGTGAAATCGTTAGTCTTGTAGAACACGTGCAGAGCGAGACAGCCGTAACGGTTCGGTCCATGGAAATGAATGTAGAACAGGTACAGCAGCAGATCGCAATGGTGCATCAAGGCGGACATGCGCTTGAGAATATTGTTAGCAAAACCGAACAAACAAAAGAGGAGATGGAGAGAATCGATACGATGCAGGAAGAAATTCAGTCTTTAGTCAAAAATCTACATGAGCGCATTCGATTTATTGCTGCGGTCAGCCAAGAAACATCAGGCGGCCTGACTGAAGTTGCGGCTTCTGTACAGGAGCAAAGCCTAGCCATAGAAGAGATGTCCTATAATATTGACACCCTCTCTCAGCTTGCCTCCAAAACGCACCAAGAGACGCTCGCATTTAAAATATCATAA
- a CDS encoding STAS domain-containing protein — translation MFITHEQGYRIISLTGEIHYGNSRMISKELLSYIHADHDRYILDVSRLTSIDSTGLAILFSFSKKCHTENKESVLVAGAAPWYKLLHYSKLDRVLRVYPDVLSAITACEEEYNMNASILEY, via the coding sequence ATGTTTATAACACATGAGCAGGGCTATCGAATCATCTCTCTTACAGGCGAGATTCATTATGGAAATTCACGCATGATCTCTAAGGAGCTACTCTCCTACATCCATGCAGACCATGACCGCTATATTCTCGATGTCTCCCGCTTGACAAGCATAGACAGTACAGGGCTTGCCATCCTGTTTTCTTTCAGTAAGAAATGCCACACTGAAAATAAAGAAAGTGTGCTGGTTGCAGGTGCGGCTCCTTGGTATAAATTGCTCCACTACTCCAAGCTTGACCGCGTACTGCGCGTCTATCCAGATGTTTTATCTGCAATTACAGCGTGCGAAGAAGAATATAATATGAACGCCTCGATCCTTGAGTACTAA
- a CDS encoding AI-2E family transporter: MEKITRTNWLYFMVVVLLVLSIIFLLGKVGVFFIGAIEIIKKVLTPFFFALIIAYLLNPVVTFLTERHFPRGLAVFLIYTLFFLFLLFIVINAGPILMREYKELSDKFPELMGTYRSWIGQMRIQQARTPFSLHGGLSASIQQMELAMTQYVNGLFTGMDSWVEKILLVLLIPFIVFYMLKDMKPMQNGALLLVPHQHRPTVRRMLHDIDTALGHYVRCQLIVCGVIGTLAYAGYFFIGLPYAIVFAAFVAITNIIPYIGPVFGAAPAILFALTISWKVALYALIVNAVIQVLESNIVAPFIVGKSLHMHPLLIIVSVMIGGEIAGIVGLILAVPLVASLKVVLQHIMIHTVRKTEWQDEG; this comes from the coding sequence ATGGAGAAGATTACACGAACAAACTGGCTGTATTTTATGGTGGTTGTGCTGTTAGTGCTGTCGATTATATTTTTACTCGGCAAAGTAGGCGTCTTTTTTATTGGAGCTATTGAGATTATAAAAAAAGTACTGACACCGTTCTTTTTCGCGTTAATTATTGCGTATTTGCTAAACCCTGTGGTTACCTTTTTGACAGAGCGGCATTTTCCGCGTGGGCTGGCAGTGTTTCTAATCTACACGCTATTTTTTCTATTTCTCCTTTTCATCGTCATTAATGCGGGTCCGATTCTCATGCGAGAGTACAAAGAACTGTCAGACAAGTTCCCGGAGTTAATGGGTACATACAGAAGCTGGATCGGACAGATGCGCATTCAGCAGGCACGAACTCCCTTTTCGCTTCACGGGGGACTTTCGGCGAGCATTCAGCAGATGGAGTTGGCAATGACACAGTATGTGAATGGTTTGTTTACAGGCATGGATAGCTGGGTGGAGAAAATTCTGCTTGTATTATTGATTCCGTTCATTGTGTTTTATATGTTAAAGGACATGAAGCCAATGCAGAACGGTGCGCTGCTCCTTGTACCACACCAGCACCGTCCGACGGTACGGCGGATGCTGCATGACATTGATACAGCTCTTGGCCATTATGTGCGCTGTCAGTTGATCGTGTGTGGGGTGATCGGTACACTGGCTTATGCGGGGTATTTCTTTATTGGTTTACCTTACGCGATTGTTTTTGCCGCCTTTGTGGCGATTACAAATATTATTCCATACATCGGTCCTGTATTCGGTGCGGCTCCAGCTATTTTATTCGCCCTTACAATATCCTGGAAGGTTGCGCTCTATGCTTTAATTGTTAATGCGGTTATCCAAGTGCTTGAGAGCAATATTGTGGCCCCGTTCATTGTAGGGAAGTCCCTGCACATGCATCCGCTCTTGATTATTGTCTCTGTAATGATTGGAGGAGAGATTGCAGGAATCGTGGGTCTCATTCTTGCGGTTCCGCTTGTGGCAAGCCTTAAAGTAGTTTTGCAGCACATTATGATTCATACCGTAAGAAAAACAGAATGGCAGGATGAGGGTTAA
- the alaS gene encoding alanine--tRNA ligase, producing the protein MKHMSAAEIRQKYLDFFVSKGHRIEPSAPLIPIDDASLLWINSGVATLKKYFDGRVIPENPRITNSQKSIRTNDIENVGKTARHHTFFEMLGNFSIGDYFKEEAIVWAWEFLTSPEWIGFEAEKLSITIHPEDDEAYEIWNKKVGIPDERIIRLEGNFWDIGEGPCGPNSEIFYDRGEKYGNDPSDPELYPGGENERYLEIWNLVFSQYNHNPDGSYTPLPKKNIDTGMGLERMASVIQDVENNFETDLLFPIIEATCHIAGVKYGESKEKDVALKVIADHSRTVVFAIGDGALPSNEGRGYVIRRLLRRAVRYGKVLGIDKSFLYTLTPVVGEVMKAYYPEVLEKREFIERVIKNEEERFHETLNDGLHILEQMVEAAKKEGQTQIGGPEAFKLYDTYGFPFDLTEDFAAEQGMTVDREGFDTAMEEQRARARAARQDEDSMQVQGGALGDIKVKSEFVGYNELVISAKVAAIVHEKQAVDMVGAGTECQIILDRTPFYAESGGQVADKGQIRSGEVEAKVQDTQKGPNGQNVHTVLVERGTLKVGDTVEAVVDRASRADIIKNHTATHLLHRALKDVLGTHVNQAGSLVAPDRLRFDFSHFGAVTTEELEQIEKNVNEQIWRNIDVNITRKSLTEAKAMGAMALFGEKYGDEVRVVQVGDYSLELCGGCHVNNTAEIGLLKIVSEAGIGAGTRRIEAVTGRMAYEYLNKQLQTLKSVADELKTNIANVPQRIESLRGEMKAMERENESLRAKLSNLEASSLTDQVADVKGVKVLAAKVNGVDMDNLRTMVDELKAKLGSGIVVLGSVKDDKVNIVAGVTADLVKQGLHAGKAVKEVAARCGGGGGGRPDMAQAGGKNPAQLPEALEFVKDWVSEQM; encoded by the coding sequence ATGAAACATATGTCAGCTGCTGAAATTCGTCAAAAGTATCTGGATTTCTTCGTCAGCAAAGGTCATCGCATCGAACCGAGTGCGCCGCTCATCCCAATTGATGATGCTTCGCTGCTCTGGATCAACAGCGGGGTTGCGACCTTAAAGAAATATTTTGACGGCCGTGTTATTCCGGAAAATCCGCGTATTACCAACTCACAAAAATCCATTCGTACAAACGATATTGAAAATGTCGGAAAAACTGCACGCCATCATACTTTTTTTGAGATGCTGGGGAATTTCTCGATCGGAGATTATTTTAAGGAAGAAGCGATTGTATGGGCATGGGAATTCTTAACGAGCCCAGAGTGGATCGGCTTTGAAGCAGAGAAGCTATCCATTACAATTCATCCGGAAGATGATGAAGCGTATGAGATTTGGAATAAGAAAGTAGGCATTCCTGATGAGCGCATCATTCGTTTAGAAGGGAACTTCTGGGATATTGGTGAGGGTCCATGCGGTCCGAACAGCGAAATTTTCTATGATCGCGGCGAGAAGTACGGTAACGATCCAAGTGATCCGGAATTGTACCCAGGCGGAGAAAACGAACGCTATCTTGAGATTTGGAACCTTGTATTCTCACAGTACAACCATAATCCAGATGGATCGTATACGCCGCTTCCGAAGAAAAACATTGATACCGGCATGGGGCTAGAACGCATGGCTTCTGTTATTCAAGACGTGGAGAATAATTTTGAGACGGATCTTCTATTCCCGATCATAGAAGCAACCTGCCATATTGCAGGTGTGAAGTATGGTGAATCAAAAGAAAAAGATGTAGCGTTAAAAGTTATTGCTGACCATTCCCGTACCGTTGTCTTTGCGATTGGAGACGGTGCGCTTCCATCCAATGAAGGTCGCGGCTATGTCATTCGCCGTCTGCTGCGTCGTGCTGTTCGCTATGGGAAGGTACTGGGCATTGATAAGTCGTTCCTATATACGCTGACACCGGTTGTTGGTGAGGTAATGAAAGCATATTATCCGGAAGTGCTGGAAAAGCGCGAGTTCATTGAGCGCGTCATTAAGAATGAGGAAGAGCGCTTCCATGAGACGCTCAATGATGGACTTCATATTCTTGAGCAGATGGTAGAAGCGGCAAAGAAAGAAGGCCAGACGCAAATTGGTGGACCGGAAGCGTTCAAGCTGTATGATACGTACGGTTTCCCGTTTGATTTAACAGAAGATTTCGCGGCTGAACAAGGGATGACTGTAGACCGCGAAGGCTTCGACACAGCGATGGAAGAGCAGCGCGCCCGTGCTCGTGCCGCTCGCCAGGACGAGGATAGCATGCAGGTGCAGGGTGGTGCGCTTGGCGATATTAAAGTGAAGAGCGAATTCGTCGGCTACAATGAACTTGTAATCAGTGCCAAGGTTGCTGCGATTGTGCATGAAAAACAGGCGGTTGATATGGTAGGCGCTGGTACGGAATGCCAGATTATCCTTGATCGAACACCGTTCTACGCTGAGTCCGGCGGCCAGGTGGCGGATAAAGGGCAGATTCGTTCCGGTGAGGTAGAAGCAAAAGTACAGGATACACAAAAAGGTCCCAATGGACAAAATGTGCATACGGTTCTGGTAGAACGAGGCACATTAAAGGTAGGCGACACGGTAGAAGCGGTCGTAGATCGTGCTTCACGTGCTGATATTATTAAGAACCATACGGCAACGCACCTTTTGCACCGCGCCCTAAAAGATGTACTAGGTACACACGTAAATCAGGCAGGTTCTCTGGTTGCGCCAGATCGCCTTCGCTTTGACTTCTCTCACTTTGGCGCGGTTACGACAGAAGAGCTCGAGCAGATCGAGAAAAATGTAAATGAGCAAATCTGGCGTAATATTGACGTAAACATTACGCGCAAGTCGCTAACAGAAGCAAAAGCAATGGGTGCGATGGCACTGTTTGGTGAGAAGTATGGTGATGAAGTACGCGTCGTACAGGTTGGCGATTATAGCTTAGAGCTGTGCGGTGGCTGTCATGTAAACAATACCGCTGAGATCGGCCTGCTCAAAATTGTAAGCGAAGCGGGTATCGGAGCGGGTACGCGCCGGATCGAGGCTGTGACAGGCCGCATGGCATACGAGTATTTAAATAAACAATTGCAGACGCTTAAGTCTGTGGCAGATGAATTGAAAACAAACATCGCTAATGTACCACAGCGGATTGAGTCGCTGCGTGGCGAGATGAAAGCAATGGAGCGTGAGAACGAATCGCTGCGCGCGAAGCTAAGCAATCTTGAAGCATCTTCGCTTACCGATCAGGTTGCAGACGTTAAAGGGGTTAAAGTGCTTGCAGCAAAAGTAAATGGTGTCGATATGGATAATTTACGTACAATGGTAGATGAGCTGAAAGCAAAGCTTGGCTCAGGTATCGTCGTACTTGGTTCTGTAAAAGACGATAAAGTAAATATTGTTGCTGGAGTAACGGCTGATCTTGTTAAACAAGGCCTTCATGCGGGTAAAGCGGTAAAAGAAGTAGCAGCACGTTGCGGCGGCGGCGGCGGTGGTCGCCCTGACATGGCACAGGCAGGTGGAAAAAACCCAGCACAGCTTCCTGAAGCGCTTGAATTTGTGAAGGATTGGGTTAGCGAGCAGATGTAG
- a CDS encoding IreB family regulatory phosphoprotein, translating to MSSMDHTMKFNFKQDEVEVEAREVLLQVYGALEEKGYNPINQIVGYLISGDPAYIPRHNNARTLIRKLERDELIEELVRSYLRSNR from the coding sequence GTGAGTTCCATGGATCATACCATGAAGTTCAATTTTAAGCAGGATGAGGTGGAAGTCGAAGCCAGGGAGGTCTTGCTTCAGGTGTATGGAGCACTTGAGGAGAAAGGCTATAATCCCATTAATCAAATCGTCGGATATTTAATCTCCGGCGATCCGGCTTATATTCCGCGCCATAACAATGCGCGTACGCTTATCCGCAAGCTAGAGCGCGACGAGTTAATCGAGGAGCTTGTTCGTTCATATCTTCGCTCAAATCGGTAG
- the ruvX gene encoding Holliday junction resolvase RuvX → MRKMGLDVGDKTIGVAISDELGWTAQGIETIRREGKKKDYLRIEELIKQYDVGEIIVGLPKNMNGTIGPRGELCQAFAEYLHNRSHLPVILWDERLTTMAAEKMLISADVSRKKRKQVIDKTAAIIILQNYLDAKK, encoded by the coding sequence ATGCGTAAAATGGGACTCGATGTCGGGGATAAAACCATCGGCGTCGCAATCAGCGATGAACTCGGTTGGACAGCGCAAGGAATTGAGACCATCCGCAGGGAAGGCAAGAAAAAAGATTATCTTCGCATCGAAGAACTCATAAAACAGTACGATGTCGGGGAAATTATTGTCGGGCTCCCTAAAAACATGAACGGTACGATTGGGCCTCGAGGTGAATTATGCCAGGCTTTTGCAGAATATCTGCATAATCGTTCGCATCTTCCCGTAATATTATGGGATGAGCGTCTAACGACAATGGCGGCAGAGAAGATGTTAATATCTGCCGATGTTAGTCGCAAGAAAAGAAAGCAGGTTATTGATAAGACGGCAGCGATTATTATTTTACAGAATTATCTCGATGCCAAGAAATAG
- a CDS encoding DUF1292 domain-containing protein, whose amino-acid sequence MDLENVGIEVGEYITITDEESNQDYEYLVMYIFEIEDRTYLCLVPAEQEDEEEYEVEFLRYEGTDTLQPIEDEQEWEQVEATFETLMNELDKEEN is encoded by the coding sequence ATGGATTTAGAAAATGTAGGAATCGAAGTTGGCGAATATATTACAATTACAGATGAAGAGTCAAACCAGGATTATGAGTATCTGGTGATGTACATCTTCGAGATTGAAGACCGCACGTATCTCTGCCTTGTACCGGCAGAGCAAGAAGATGAAGAGGAATATGAAGTAGAATTCTTGCGTTATGAAGGTACGGATACGCTCCAGCCGATTGAAGATGAGCAGGAATGGGAGCAGGTAGAAGCCACATTTGAGACACTGATGAACGAATTGGACAAAGAGGAAAACTAA
- a CDS encoding DUF1292 domain-containing protein codes for MYHLRNSWGNEVEWYDVGLARMEQYRVLTEIDVAGQTYAVLIPLDSADPHPYLFKYSLAEGAPLLTLIESENEWDEAVDTFSVWLDTNQAQA; via the coding sequence GTGTACCATCTGCGGAATTCATGGGGAAACGAAGTGGAATGGTATGATGTCGGGCTAGCTCGTATGGAACAATACCGCGTACTAACCGAGATAGACGTAGCGGGACAGACGTATGCAGTGCTTATCCCGCTCGATTCCGCTGATCCGCATCCTTACCTGTTTAAGTATTCGCTCGCGGAAGGTGCTCCATTGCTTACACTTATTGAATCAGAGAATGAGTGGGATGAAGCGGTGGATACATTTAGCGTGTGGCTGGATACAAACCAAGCACAGGCATAA
- a CDS encoding HlyD family secretion protein has protein sequence MKRFFMVAVSVICVLGIVGGAAYYIIDRMNYVTTDNARLAADTVTIAPPSTGHLIEWSVRTGSQVQQGDILGIEMESLSADANQKSTAVQSNVQGQQGAAGTSQAANRKEEITSPITGTVLETHAIAKQMVQQGQILAMIADVSKPHIVAYIDEDHIRDVTVNKNVDVYLDAYPGSKFKGKVAQIGGTAGKFLTAQSAMNQQGNSKQSKQVERVPVKITVEDFNSKYVALGMNATIKIHK, from the coding sequence ATGAAGCGTTTTTTCATGGTTGCGGTAAGTGTTATTTGTGTTCTTGGTATCGTAGGCGGTGCTGCGTACTATATCATAGATCGCATGAATTATGTCACTACAGATAATGCGCGCCTAGCCGCAGATACAGTCACCATTGCTCCTCCTTCTACAGGTCATCTTATAGAATGGTCGGTACGTACGGGAAGCCAGGTGCAACAAGGAGATATTCTCGGAATTGAGATGGAAAGCTTATCTGCTGATGCAAACCAGAAGAGTACCGCTGTGCAATCAAATGTTCAGGGACAGCAAGGAGCAGCCGGTACGTCTCAGGCGGCTAACAGAAAAGAAGAGATTACTTCTCCGATCACGGGAACCGTCCTAGAGACCCATGCAATAGCAAAACAAATGGTACAGCAGGGGCAGATCTTAGCCATGATTGCGGATGTATCCAAGCCGCATATCGTGGCCTATATTGATGAGGATCACATTCGAGACGTTACGGTCAATAAAAATGTAGATGTGTACCTAGATGCGTATCCAGGTTCTAAATTTAAGGGAAAGGTCGCACAGATTGGAGGGACGGCTGGCAAATTCCTGACAGCACAGAGTGCTATGAACCAGCAAGGGAATAGCAAGCAGTCCAAGCAAGTCGAAAGGGTTCCCGTAAAAATTACGGTGGAGGATTTTAATAGCAAGTATGTGGCGCTAGGTATGAATGCGACCATAAAAATCCATAAGTAA
- a CDS encoding HlyD family efflux transporter periplasmic adaptor subunit — protein sequence MGKTRYLLTNIVIVLVIAALGIGGYYYYYESTNYVTTDDATVTGDVVPVSSMSAGKLTEWQGTEGSTIDQNQAIGKVTTGNQVASITTPVSGTVVQSTAIKGQMVTPGQPLAQVVDMNKLYVRANIEETDIADVKAGYDVDIIVDADTNTTFTGKVETVGYATNSLFSIMPTQNASGDYTKVVQRIPVKISVDNLPAGIVPGMNATVKIHK from the coding sequence ATGGGAAAAACACGTTATTTACTTACCAATATTGTCATTGTGCTAGTTATCGCTGCTTTGGGCATTGGCGGATACTATTACTATTATGAGTCAACGAATTATGTCACAACCGATGATGCAACCGTAACAGGAGATGTAGTGCCGGTATCTTCTATGTCTGCCGGTAAGTTAACAGAGTGGCAGGGTACAGAAGGCAGTACGATTGATCAGAACCAGGCAATCGGCAAAGTAACCACAGGCAACCAAGTCGCCTCTATTACGACACCGGTTAGCGGCACAGTTGTACAAAGCACAGCAATCAAAGGGCAGATGGTCACCCCGGGACAGCCGTTAGCTCAAGTGGTGGATATGAATAAATTGTACGTTCGGGCAAACATTGAAGAAACCGATATTGCAGATGTAAAAGCAGGCTATGACGTGGATATCATCGTTGATGCCGATACGAATACGACGTTTACAGGGAAAGTAGAAACAGTCGGATATGCAACCAATTCTTTATTCTCGATTATGCCTACGCAGAACGCGAGCGGAGATTATACGAAGGTTGTACAGCGAATTCCCGTCAAAATTTCTGTGGATAATCTCCCAGCAGGGATTGTTCCGGGGATGAATGCAACGGTAAAGATCCATAAGTAA
- a CDS encoding DHA2 family efflux MFS transporter permease subunit, which yields MEVENERTSRPGMAQHIPLLSVLMLGLFLAILNQTLLNVAIPHLINEFGVEATTAQWLLTGYMLVNGALIPLSAFLIERFGTRRLFLAAMLFFTIGSLVCGIAPSFSVILIGRLIQAVGGGIMMPLVMTIILSIFPPEIRGKGMGIFGLGMMFAPAVGPTLSGWVIQNYSWRIMFYGMVPLGVLVIVLSFILLRDTRKDQTAKLDVWGAITSILGVGTLLYGLSEAGTVGWSSPVVIANLVFGVIMLGVFTMLQLRSDHPMLDLRVFKYDMFTLSNIISIVLTIAMYAGMFLLPIYLQNLRGFTPLQSGLLMLPGALIMGIMSPISGTLFDRVGPRPLAIVGMLITAVTTYEFSRLTLDTSYNHILVINMIRSFGMALLMMPIMTAGMNQLPQDKNSHGTAMSNTLRQISGSMGISIVTTIFSMRTTFHVGKLSEQANIMDPSFSQSFQSFTTSVAGVTGMQGTQAQEAATILLLGQLSKEASVMGINDAFFWATGFSVIALVLSVFLRDVRKDKKQVQKVKERIALPAPARTDEPGTALQ from the coding sequence ATGGAAGTAGAAAATGAACGGACCTCACGTCCGGGGATGGCACAGCACATCCCTTTGCTTTCTGTATTGATGCTCGGGTTATTTCTTGCCATCTTGAATCAAACACTATTGAACGTAGCCATTCCGCATCTCATTAATGAGTTTGGTGTAGAGGCGACGACTGCACAATGGTTGTTGACAGGATATATGCTGGTGAACGGAGCTTTGATTCCATTATCCGCGTTTTTGATTGAGCGCTTTGGAACGCGACGCCTTTTTTTGGCGGCCATGCTGTTCTTTACCATTGGCTCGCTTGTCTGTGGTATCGCGCCATCGTTTTCTGTCATTCTGATTGGTCGTTTAATTCAGGCGGTTGGCGGCGGTATTATGATGCCGCTTGTGATGACGATTATTCTCTCAATCTTCCCTCCCGAAATTCGGGGGAAAGGAATGGGGATTTTTGGACTTGGTATGATGTTCGCACCAGCCGTCGGTCCAACATTATCTGGCTGGGTTATCCAGAATTATAGCTGGCGTATTATGTTTTACGGTATGGTTCCACTAGGTGTGCTGGTGATTGTTCTTTCGTTCATTCTGCTGCGCGATACGAGAAAAGATCAGACCGCAAAGCTTGATGTATGGGGAGCCATTACATCCATCCTAGGTGTTGGAACGTTATTGTATGGATTAAGTGAAGCAGGTACGGTCGGATGGTCTAGTCCGGTTGTTATCGCGAATCTGGTGTTTGGTGTTATTATGCTGGGGGTATTTACGATGCTTCAGCTGCGTTCCGACCATCCGATGCTTGATCTTCGTGTCTTCAAATACGATATGTTCACACTCTCGAATATTATTAGCATCGTCTTAACGATTGCGATGTATGCGGGCATGTTCCTGCTGCCGATTTACTTACAGAATTTGCGGGGCTTTACACCGCTTCAGTCCGGCTTGCTTATGCTGCCGGGTGCGCTGATCATGGGGATCATGTCTCCCATCTCCGGAACTTTATTTGACAGAGTGGGACCACGTCCCCTGGCCATTGTTGGTATGTTGATCACAGCGGTGACTACGTATGAATTCTCACGACTGACACTTGATACAAGCTACAATCATATTCTTGTTATTAATATGATTCGCTCGTTTGGGATGGCTCTTTTGATGATGCCGATTATGACTGCAGGGATGAATCAGCTTCCGCAGGATAAAAACAGCCACGGTACAGCCATGTCGAATACCTTACGGCAGATTTCAGGCTCGATGGGGATTAGTATCGTTACGACCATTTTTAGTATGCGTACTACTTTTCATGTAGGAAAACTAAGTGAACAGGCCAACATCATGGACCCTTCTTTCAGTCAATCTTTCCAATCGTTCACTACGTCTGTAGCTGGCGTTACAGGAATGCAGGGAACACAGGCACAGGAAGCAGCAACCATACTGCTTTTAGGACAGCTTAGCAAAGAAGCTTCCGTGATGGGAATTAATGACGCGTTCTTCTGGGCAACCGGGTTTTCGGTGATAGCTCTAGTGCTAAGTGTATTCTTGCGTGACGTGCGAAAAGATAAAAAACAGGTACAAAAGGTTAAAGAGAGAATTGCACTCCCTGCCCCAGCACGCACGGATGAACCAGGCACTGCCCTACAGTAG